A genomic window from Brevibacillus agri includes:
- a CDS encoding Ger(x)C family spore germination protein, protein MDRIDLEDATITLMTGIDLNEKDQLLVYLSSPVFSKEAKDKEEEYGVKIESLRQARGRFDGLVTGLSLSGKIQVFVIGKKLLEHPDWFPIMDVMFRDARFTVNARVIVCDGPVKELFNFNPTDKPRLPLHLTRLLDKASQRNLTVTTRLQEFHRQMFEKGGTPLLAEINSGRSVKVLGTALLNKGGKYATLLEPRDTMLLQMLRHQKQGETSLTLPLPVNGGSNHIARDRLSFLVNGVNRSVKTSYRNNRFQFDVKMKIRISITERLFLFDMEQDYRKMEQMISEELRKEFANLVTKCQESGTDPFGFGVYARAYEYEEWKKVQEDWPAAFARADVRIVPEVSIIGDGVIK, encoded by the coding sequence GTGGATCGGATTGATCTGGAAGACGCGACGATCACCCTGATGACAGGGATAGATCTGAATGAAAAAGATCAGCTTCTCGTCTATTTATCGAGTCCGGTGTTCAGCAAGGAAGCCAAGGATAAGGAAGAGGAGTACGGAGTCAAGATAGAATCGCTTCGTCAGGCAAGAGGACGGTTTGACGGGCTGGTGACGGGCCTTTCGTTATCAGGCAAAATACAGGTGTTCGTTATCGGGAAAAAACTGTTGGAACATCCCGATTGGTTTCCCATTATGGATGTGATGTTTCGCGATGCGCGATTTACGGTGAATGCGCGAGTGATCGTTTGCGACGGGCCGGTCAAGGAGCTGTTCAATTTTAATCCGACGGATAAGCCGCGGCTTCCGCTTCACCTAACCAGGCTGCTCGATAAGGCAAGCCAAAGGAATTTGACAGTAACAACAAGGTTACAGGAATTTCATCGACAAATGTTTGAAAAAGGAGGCACACCGTTACTCGCTGAAATCAATTCAGGACGCTCTGTTAAAGTATTGGGGACGGCACTGCTAAACAAGGGCGGCAAGTACGCTACGCTGCTCGAGCCAAGAGATACGATGCTGTTGCAGATGCTCCGTCATCAAAAGCAGGGAGAGACATCCTTGACGCTTCCGCTTCCCGTAAACGGTGGCAGCAATCACATAGCGAGGGATCGGCTCAGTTTTTTGGTGAATGGCGTCAATCGCTCCGTGAAAACAAGCTACCGTAACAATCGGTTTCAATTCGACGTAAAAATGAAAATTCGCATTTCCATCACCGAAAGGCTGTTTTTGTTCGACATGGAACAAGACTACAGGAAAATGGAGCAAATGATTAGCGAGGAACTGCGCAAAGAGTTCGCAAATCTGGTCACAAAGTGCCAGGAGAGTGGAACAGACCCGTTTGGCTTTGGCGTGTACGCCCGTGCCTATGAGTACGAGGAGTGGAAAAAGGTACAGGAAGATTGGCCGGCGGCATTTGCCAGAGCCGATGTCCGTATTGTGCCGGAGGTGTCGATTATAGGCGATGGCGTCATTAAGTGA
- a CDS encoding 1,2-dihydroxy-3-keto-5-methylthiopentene dioxygenase, translating into MAQIRFHDTNEYISAPEEVISFLDSQEIIYEKWGVDRLDPKHRDNYSPTEEEKQEILAAFKPEIDAISERRGYLTADIIVLSDKTPNLDELLVKFKNEHHHTDDECRFCVDGHGIFAIKGKDGRYFDVELEPGDLISVPPNFRHYFTLMDDRKIKAIRLFVTPAGWEAIY; encoded by the coding sequence ATGGCACAAATTCGTTTCCACGACACTAACGAGTACATTTCCGCACCGGAGGAAGTCATTTCCTTCCTGGACAGCCAAGAGATCATTTACGAAAAATGGGGCGTAGACCGCCTCGATCCCAAGCACCGCGACAACTACAGCCCGACAGAGGAAGAAAAACAGGAGATTCTCGCCGCCTTCAAGCCGGAGATCGACGCGATCAGCGAGCGCCGCGGCTACCTGACTGCCGACATCATCGTCCTCTCTGACAAAACCCCTAACCTCGATGAGCTGCTCGTGAAATTCAAGAACGAGCATCATCACACCGACGACGAGTGCCGCTTCTGCGTAGACGGCCACGGCATTTTCGCGATCAAGGGCAAAGACGGGCGCTACTTCGACGTCGAGCTTGAGCCAGGCGACCTGATCTCCGTACCGCCGAACTTCCGCCACTACTTCACCTTGATGGACGACCGCAAAATCAAGGCAATCCGCCTGTTCGTCACTCCTGCAGGCTGGGAGGCTATCTACTGA
- a CDS encoding methylthioribulose 1-phosphate dehydratase, whose product MTATLEQRLDAFRRLDDAKLTFARRDWFPGTSGNLSIKIQNEPLQFAVTASGKDKTKLSPEDYLVVDRDSRPVDATSLKPSAETLIHAVVYQKFPQAGACFHVHTVWNNLISELYFGQRAFSIQGQELIKGLGIWEENARITVPIVENFADIPTLAAAIEKVITPEIPGVLIRNHGIYAWGGNDFEAKRHLEAFEFLFEYHARWLQLRQAVVSTTTN is encoded by the coding sequence ATGACCGCAACACTCGAACAACGTCTGGACGCTTTTCGCCGTCTGGACGACGCCAAGCTGACATTTGCCCGCCGGGACTGGTTTCCCGGTACCAGCGGCAATCTCTCGATCAAAATCCAGAACGAGCCGCTGCAATTTGCCGTAACCGCAAGCGGCAAAGACAAGACCAAGCTGTCGCCGGAAGACTACCTCGTAGTCGATCGAGATTCCCGCCCTGTAGACGCGACTTCGCTCAAGCCGTCCGCAGAGACGTTGATCCACGCCGTCGTCTATCAAAAGTTCCCGCAGGCAGGTGCCTGCTTCCACGTCCATACCGTCTGGAACAACCTCATCTCCGAGCTGTACTTCGGCCAGCGCGCCTTCTCCATCCAGGGGCAAGAGCTGATTAAAGGCTTGGGCATTTGGGAGGAAAACGCGCGTATCACTGTTCCGATTGTTGAGAACTTTGCCGATATTCCGACCCTGGCCGCCGCGATTGAAAAAGTCATCACCCCGGAAATTCCGGGCGTGCTCATCCGCAACCACGGCATTTACGCCTGGGGCGGCAACGACTTTGAAGCGAAGCGCCACCTGGAAGCATTTGAATTTCTGTTCGAGTACCACGCCCGCTGGCTGCAACTGCGCCAAGCCGTCGTGTCCACTACAACCAATTAA
- a CDS encoding 2-hydroxy-3-keto-5-methylthiopentenyl-1-phosphate phosphatase, giving the protein MSKKLVLFCDFDGTITEKDNIVAIVKKFAPPEWEALTKQILSQQISVQEGVGKLFQLLPSSLRQDIVDYIVQEATIRPGFADFVRFCREEGIELLITSGGIDFFVQPILAPFDLSGVPIYCNGSDFSGENITITWPHSCDEQCTNGCGMCKTTIIRRYDPATHYRVVIGDSITDLAGAKIADYVIARSFLAEKAQELALPHSTFATFHDVIGTLTELKQEVV; this is encoded by the coding sequence ATGAGCAAAAAGCTCGTGCTGTTCTGCGATTTCGACGGAACGATTACGGAAAAAGACAACATCGTCGCGATTGTGAAAAAGTTCGCTCCCCCCGAATGGGAAGCACTCACCAAACAAATTCTTTCGCAACAAATAAGCGTACAGGAAGGCGTCGGCAAGCTGTTTCAGTTGCTCCCTTCTTCCTTGCGCCAGGATATTGTAGACTACATCGTCCAGGAGGCTACGATTCGCCCCGGCTTCGCTGACTTCGTCCGCTTTTGCCGCGAGGAAGGCATCGAGCTTTTGATTACGAGCGGCGGCATCGACTTTTTCGTCCAGCCGATTCTCGCTCCGTTTGACCTTAGCGGTGTCCCGATCTACTGCAACGGCAGCGACTTCTCCGGCGAGAACATCACGATCACGTGGCCGCACTCCTGCGACGAGCAATGCACAAACGGCTGCGGCATGTGCAAGACGACCATCATTCGCCGCTACGACCCTGCCACTCACTATCGCGTCGTCATTGGCGATTCGATCACGGACCTGGCTGGCGCAAAGATCGCCGACTACGTCATCGCCCGCTCCTTCCTCGCCGAGAAGGCACAGGAGCTTGCGCTGCCGCACAGCACATTCGCGACCTTCCACGACGTGATTGGCACGCTGACCGAACTGAAACAGGAGGTTGTCTAA
- a CDS encoding 2,3-diketo-5-methylthiopentyl-1-phosphate enolase yields the protein MSEQRILVTYLTQAKDLNKKAAAIAVGMTVGSWTDLPAAKQAELAPYLGEAVSATPLETLENGDVRGLITVSYPPRNFTSDIPSLLTGIFGKLSMDGKIKLVDIAFPDSFLQAFPGPKFGIDGLRGRLDAQNRPLLMSIFKSCLGLPFDDLKTQFKAQAQGGVDLVKDDEIFFADDRAPFLERIQAFKQIALETEAETGKPVLYAANLTGPINELNEKAKRAVEAGADCLLFNVLAFGFDALHRLAADPDVNVPIMAHPALAGAYYPSPDYGIATPLLLGTLMRIAGADLVLFPSPYGNVALDKTEALQLAHNLTTPLEGVRRSFPVPSAGIHPGLVPQLYQDFGLDQIVNAGGGIHGHPGGATAGAKAFVDAIAAVTAGRSLEEAAAGSPELAIALEKWGGAR from the coding sequence ATGAGTGAGCAACGCATCCTCGTCACCTATTTGACACAAGCCAAAGACTTGAACAAAAAAGCCGCTGCCATCGCAGTCGGCATGACGGTCGGCTCCTGGACGGACTTGCCCGCTGCCAAGCAAGCGGAGCTGGCGCCGTACCTAGGCGAAGCCGTCAGCGCCACTCCGCTGGAAACATTGGAAAACGGGGATGTGCGCGGGCTGATTACCGTCAGCTACCCGCCCCGCAACTTCACCAGCGACATTCCTTCGCTCTTGACCGGAATTTTCGGAAAGCTCTCGATGGACGGAAAAATCAAGCTAGTCGACATCGCTTTTCCCGACTCGTTCCTCCAGGCTTTTCCCGGACCGAAGTTCGGCATAGACGGACTGCGCGGACGACTGGACGCCCAAAACCGTCCGCTCCTGATGAGCATTTTCAAATCTTGCCTCGGCCTGCCGTTCGACGATCTGAAAACGCAATTTAAAGCACAGGCGCAGGGCGGCGTCGATTTGGTCAAAGATGACGAAATTTTCTTCGCGGACGACCGCGCACCGTTTTTGGAGCGCATCCAGGCGTTCAAACAGATCGCCCTGGAGACCGAAGCCGAGACAGGCAAGCCTGTCCTCTACGCCGCCAACCTGACCGGGCCGATCAACGAGCTGAACGAAAAGGCAAAACGCGCGGTCGAAGCGGGCGCCGACTGCCTGCTGTTCAACGTGCTGGCCTTCGGCTTCGATGCCCTGCACCGCCTGGCAGCCGATCCGGATGTCAACGTCCCGATCATGGCGCACCCGGCGCTCGCAGGCGCGTACTATCCGTCGCCTGACTACGGCATCGCCACGCCGCTTCTGCTCGGCACCTTGATGCGGATCGCCGGCGCAGACCTGGTGCTGTTCCCGTCTCCGTACGGCAACGTGGCGCTGGACAAGACAGAAGCGCTGCAACTCGCCCACAACTTGACGACGCCGCTGGAGGGCGTGCGCCGCTCGTTCCCGGTTCCGTCCGCAGGCATTCATCCCGGACTCGTGCCGCAGTTGTATCAGGACTTCGGTCTCGACCAAATCGTCAACGCGGGCGGCGGCATTCACGGCCACCCCGGCGGCGCGACGGCCGGAGCGAAAGCTTTTGTCGACGCAATCGCTGCCGTCACTGCCGGGCGCAGCCTGGAAGAAGCCGCTGCCGGATCGCCTGAGCTTGCCATCGCCCTGGAAAAGTGGGGTGGCGCACGATGA
- a CDS encoding sigma-70 family RNA polymerase sigma factor encodes MKGCGGIGKVGLEDVYQLHVNDIYRYLFRLTRDRRQAEDLTQETFFRAYASLDDYHGEKVRPWLFKVAYHAFVDWHRKQKRRPVDYVGSVPERLDASAVDPADQLVNQELWEAASACLERLPEKQRQVILLSAMQFSYAEMAEVLGIELADVKRSLFRGRQKMRQLWKEEGL; translated from the coding sequence ATGAAAGGGTGTGGAGGCATTGGGAAAGTAGGCTTGGAGGACGTGTACCAGTTGCACGTAAACGATATATACCGCTATCTTTTCCGGCTCACACGCGATCGGAGGCAGGCGGAAGACTTGACGCAGGAGACTTTTTTTCGCGCGTATGCCTCCCTGGATGACTATCACGGGGAAAAAGTGCGGCCGTGGCTGTTCAAGGTAGCATACCACGCCTTCGTGGACTGGCATCGCAAACAGAAGCGGCGGCCAGTCGATTACGTCGGGAGCGTGCCGGAACGACTGGATGCTTCCGCCGTCGATCCCGCTGACCAGCTCGTGAACCAGGAGTTGTGGGAGGCGGCATCCGCCTGTTTGGAGCGGCTGCCGGAAAAGCAGCGACAGGTGATTTTGCTGTCGGCGATGCAGTTTTCCTACGCGGAAATGGCGGAGGTGCTGGGAATCGAACTGGCGGATGTTAAGCGCTCCCTGTTTCGGGGACGGCAAAAGATGCGGCAACTGTGGAAGGAGGAAGGGCTATGA